The following proteins come from a genomic window of Thermocrinis jamiesonii:
- a CDS encoding aconitate hydratase, with amino-acid sequence MAKGTVAYKILESHLVSGRLVPGEEIAIKIDQTLTQDATGTMAYLQFEAMGVDRVKTELSVSYIDHNMLQTDYKNPDDHKYLMSVAKRYGIWLSKPGNGICHQVHLERFAKPGKTLLGSDSHTPTSGGMGMIAIGAGGLDVASAMAGEPFYLKMPKIVGVHLIGKLPEWVTAKDIILELLRRLTVKGGVGKIFEYFGEGIKELSVPERATITNMGAELGATTSIFPSDEITRAYLKAQGREEDWIELLPDPDAEYDEIIEIDLSKLEPLIACPHSPDNVVPVREVEGIKVDQVVIGSCTNSSFVDLTRAAKLLEGKKVHPDVIFAVAPGSKQALELITQNGALLNFLKAGARILESACGPCIGMGFAPPSGGVSVRSFNRNFEGRSGTPDAKVYLASPEVCVACAIAGEIVDPRKLGLKWIKVEMPERFPYGDEAFIEPLPEEEAKKVEIYRGPNIKPLPEFDELPESIEGEVSLIVGDNITTDHIMPAGAKILPLRSNIYAISEYVYHYVDPHFVSRAKEIRDNKKKANIIIGGENYGQGSSREHAALAPRFLGVRAVIAKSFARIHHANLVNFGIVPLEFKNKEDYNKFSLGDEILIPELKERLKEGKEIVVINKTTGEEVLCTYNLTQKQISVLLKGGLLNWIKSKQGVKV; translated from the coding sequence ATGGCTAAAGGAACTGTTGCATACAAGATCCTTGAAAGTCACTTGGTTAGCGGTAGGCTTGTGCCCGGAGAGGAGATAGCCATAAAGATAGACCAAACGCTTACGCAAGATGCTACGGGAACTATGGCCTACCTTCAGTTTGAGGCTATGGGCGTGGATAGGGTTAAAACTGAGCTTTCCGTTAGCTATATAGACCACAACATGCTACAGACGGACTACAAAAATCCCGATGACCACAAATACCTAATGAGCGTGGCAAAAAGGTATGGTATATGGCTTTCCAAACCCGGCAATGGCATATGCCATCAGGTGCATTTAGAAAGGTTTGCAAAGCCTGGAAAAACCTTGCTTGGCTCAGATTCTCATACACCCACCTCTGGTGGGATGGGGATGATAGCCATAGGAGCTGGTGGGTTGGATGTAGCCTCCGCAATGGCTGGAGAGCCTTTTTATCTAAAAATGCCAAAGATAGTGGGAGTCCATCTAATAGGTAAGCTTCCGGAGTGGGTTACCGCAAAGGATATCATCCTTGAGCTTTTAAGAAGGCTAACGGTAAAGGGAGGAGTGGGAAAGATCTTTGAATACTTTGGGGAAGGCATAAAGGAGCTTTCTGTTCCAGAGAGGGCAACCATAACCAACATGGGTGCAGAGCTTGGAGCTACCACTTCTATTTTTCCTTCCGACGAGATAACCAGAGCATACCTTAAAGCTCAGGGAAGGGAAGAGGACTGGATAGAACTCTTGCCAGACCCAGATGCAGAATACGACGAGATCATAGAGATAGACCTTTCAAAGCTTGAGCCATTAATAGCTTGCCCCCACTCTCCGGATAACGTGGTGCCTGTCAGAGAAGTGGAGGGAATTAAGGTAGATCAGGTGGTAATAGGATCATGCACAAACTCCTCCTTTGTGGATCTTACAAGGGCAGCAAAGCTTTTAGAAGGTAAAAAGGTCCATCCAGACGTAATTTTTGCAGTTGCTCCAGGCTCTAAGCAGGCTTTGGAGCTGATAACCCAAAATGGAGCTTTGTTAAACTTCCTAAAGGCTGGTGCAAGGATTCTTGAAAGTGCCTGTGGTCCGTGCATAGGTATGGGCTTTGCGCCACCATCAGGTGGTGTTTCTGTGCGGAGCTTTAATAGAAACTTTGAGGGAAGGTCTGGCACTCCGGATGCAAAGGTTTATCTTGCCTCTCCAGAAGTCTGCGTTGCCTGCGCCATAGCTGGAGAGATTGTAGATCCAAGAAAGCTTGGTCTAAAGTGGATAAAGGTTGAAATGCCGGAAAGGTTTCCATACGGAGACGAAGCATTTATAGAACCACTTCCGGAAGAAGAAGCCAAGAAGGTGGAGATCTACAGAGGTCCAAACATAAAACCACTTCCCGAGTTTGACGAACTTCCAGAAAGCATAGAAGGAGAAGTTTCTCTCATAGTGGGGGACAACATCACCACAGACCACATCATGCCCGCAGGTGCTAAAATTCTACCTCTGCGTTCCAACATCTACGCCATAAGCGAATACGTTTATCACTACGTAGATCCACACTTTGTAAGCAGGGCAAAGGAGATAAGAGACAACAAAAAGAAGGCAAACATCATAATAGGTGGAGAAAACTACGGACAAGGATCCTCAAGGGAACACGCCGCATTGGCTCCAAGATTTTTAGGAGTTAGAGCGGTAATAGCCAAGTCCTTTGCCCGTATTCACCATGCAAACCTCGTCAATTTTGGTATAGTTCCCTTAGAGTTCAAAAATAAGGAGGACTACAATAAGTTTTCTTTAGGAGACGAGATACTCATACCGGAGTTAAAAGAAAGACTAAAGGAAGGGAAGGAAATCGTTGTTATAAACAAAACCACCGGAGAGGAGGTGCTATGCACCTATAACCTAACACAAAAGCAAATTTCCGTTCTTTTGAAAGGTGGTTTGTTAAATTGGATAAAGAGCAAACAGGGGGTGAAGGTATGA
- the argH gene encoding argininosuccinate lyase, producing the protein MQKPWEGRFKEKTEKLVEKFTQSVSFDKRLALQDIRQSIAHVKALSQAGVITKEEEELLISGLLKLKEDVESGKMEFLEELEDVHMNIERALTEKVGEVGGKVHTARSRNDQVATDERLFLKEEIEKILKDLRKLRVALVELAEKTVDVLIPSYTHLQRAQPIRLAHYFLAYREAFLTDSLRFANAYRFADGLPLGSGASAGVDFPIDRFYTAKELGFRSVIRNSLYATAERDFILDVLYACAVCGMHLSRLSEDLILWSTEEFGFVSLPDRLCTGSSIMPQKKNPDVLELIRGKTGRLYGNLISLLTTLKGLPYAYNRDLQEDKEPLFDSLDTLRSSLEVMTLLLKGLQINEERMFSCAGGFTLATDLANYLVLKGLPFRQAHKVVGSLVGYLLEKGKRLEEVSLEELKEFSELFDETALKLLDPRVCADRKKTYGGTSKEQVLMQIENAKREDGLL; encoded by the coding sequence ATGCAAAAACCTTGGGAAGGAAGGTTTAAAGAGAAAACAGAAAAGCTTGTGGAGAAATTTACTCAATCGGTTAGCTTTGACAAAAGGCTTGCCCTTCAAGATATAAGGCAAAGCATTGCCCACGTAAAGGCGCTGAGCCAAGCTGGAGTAATCACAAAGGAAGAAGAAGAGCTATTAATATCTGGATTGCTAAAGCTAAAGGAAGATGTGGAAAGTGGAAAGATGGAGTTTTTGGAAGAGTTAGAGGATGTGCATATGAACATAGAAAGAGCTTTAACGGAAAAGGTAGGAGAGGTGGGTGGGAAGGTGCATACCGCAAGGTCCCGTAATGACCAGGTAGCAACCGACGAAAGACTTTTTCTAAAGGAAGAGATAGAAAAAATACTAAAGGATCTAAGGAAGCTAAGAGTAGCTTTGGTAGAGCTTGCTGAAAAAACGGTGGATGTTTTAATACCTTCTTATACACACCTTCAGAGGGCTCAACCTATAAGGCTTGCTCATTACTTTTTGGCATACAGAGAAGCCTTTTTGACAGACAGCTTAAGATTTGCCAATGCTTACAGGTTTGCAGATGGTCTTCCCTTGGGTAGCGGTGCGAGTGCGGGTGTGGATTTCCCCATAGATAGGTTTTATACCGCAAAGGAACTTGGATTTAGGTCTGTTATCAGAAACTCTCTTTATGCTACCGCAGAAAGGGACTTTATCCTTGACGTGCTTTACGCTTGTGCGGTTTGTGGTATGCACCTTTCAAGGCTTTCAGAGGATTTAATATTGTGGTCAACGGAGGAATTTGGCTTTGTATCTTTGCCAGACAGACTTTGCACCGGCAGTTCCATAATGCCTCAAAAGAAAAATCCAGATGTGTTGGAGCTAATAAGAGGAAAGACAGGAAGACTCTATGGGAATTTAATAAGTCTTCTAACCACCCTAAAGGGACTCCCTTATGCATACAACAGGGACTTACAGGAGGACAAAGAACCACTCTTTGATAGCTTAGATACCCTAAGAAGCTCTTTGGAAGTTATGACTCTTTTGCTAAAAGGTTTGCAGATAAACGAAGAAAGAATGTTTTCCTGTGCTGGTGGCTTTACCTTAGCTACAGATTTGGCAAACTACCTTGTGCTAAAGGGCTTACCCTTTAGACAAGCCCATAAAGTAGTGGGTTCTTTGGTGGGCTATCTTTTGGAAAAAGGTAAAAGGCTTGAGGAGGTTAGCTTGGAAGAGCTAAAAGAGTTTTCTGAGCTTTTTGATGAAACCGCCTTGAAGCTTTTGGACCCAAGGGTTTGCGCAGACAGGAAGAAAACCTACGGAGGCACATCCAAAGAACAGGTGCTTATGCAGATAGAAAACGCAAAGAGAGAGGACGGTTTGCTATGA
- a CDS encoding 6-carboxyhexanoate--CoA ligase, with translation MISVRMRAELKGLHVSGAERLIEEGSLKQVVQELLRRPKAYDKLVITVEKVEKVFLIPKALTIYSYDFKCVEDARAFALEKLEEVGIKRELGQKALELLDKGPNPRGGNMRGAVLMDVQTGERLEPDKERGIRTVRVDWKDRKAIKQALLKRGIKRKYLNRLMDALALATKNVHCGVLAELCWSDDEDYTTGYVASNLGYIRINPLKELGKPIGGRVYFVKREDLENLIECLESKAVLIEALT, from the coding sequence ATGATAAGCGTGCGTATGAGGGCTGAGCTAAAGGGTTTGCACGTTTCTGGAGCGGAAAGGCTTATAGAAGAAGGGTCTTTAAAGCAAGTGGTCCAAGAGCTTCTTAGAAGGCCAAAAGCTTACGACAAGTTGGTAATTACTGTGGAAAAAGTAGAGAAGGTGTTTCTGATCCCAAAGGCTTTAACTATATACAGTTATGACTTTAAGTGTGTTGAAGATGCGAGGGCTTTTGCGTTGGAAAAGTTGGAGGAGGTAGGAATAAAGCGGGAGCTTGGGCAGAAGGCTTTAGAGCTTTTGGACAAAGGACCAAATCCAAGGGGTGGTAATATGAGGGGTGCAGTGCTTATGGACGTGCAAACGGGGGAAAGATTGGAGCCAGACAAAGAAAGGGGCATAAGAACAGTAAGGGTAGATTGGAAGGACAGAAAAGCCATAAAGCAAGCCCTTTTAAAGAGGGGGATAAAAAGGAAGTATTTAAACAGGCTTATGGATGCTTTGGCATTGGCTACAAAAAACGTCCATTGTGGTGTTTTGGCAGAACTTTGTTGGAGCGACGACGAAGACTACACTACGGGCTATGTTGCAAGTAACTTGGGTTACATCAGAATAAATCCACTTAAAGAATTGGGAAAACCAATAGGCGGGAGAGTTTATTTTGTGAAAAGGGAAGACTTGGAAAATCTGATAGAGTGTTTAGAAAGCAAAGCTGTGCTGATAGAAGCTTTAACTTAA
- a CDS encoding metal ABC transporter permease codes for MTDILLNALLLSFILLGIHAYFGLEIVRRGIIFTDIAIAQASASGLALSLFFFDRPSYFLSLSFALLSSILIALSQRFKEYSEAFIGLMYALGFSSVVLLLSKSPHGMEELLKLTARDILFVFREETIKTGLLYAFIGFLLYIRERFLKGYLKDFVFFVLFALTVTSSVNLVGVLVVFSILVAPALTAKLLGKGLVFAWIYGSAVNTLAIVLSFLFDLPTGFSVVFFNSFLGVLVFLVRLLS; via the coding sequence ATGACAGACATACTCTTAAATGCCCTACTGCTTTCCTTCATTCTTTTGGGCATTCACGCCTACTTTGGGCTTGAGATAGTAAGAAGGGGGATAATTTTTACAGACATTGCCATAGCGCAGGCTTCTGCTTCGGGGCTTGCCCTCTCCCTTTTTTTCTTTGACAGACCCTCCTACTTTCTTTCCTTATCCTTTGCACTGCTTTCAAGTATTCTCATTGCTTTGTCCCAAAGGTTTAAAGAGTATTCAGAAGCTTTTATAGGCTTGATGTATGCTTTGGGCTTTTCTTCGGTGGTGCTTTTGCTTTCCAAATCTCCCCACGGTATGGAAGAGCTTCTAAAGCTTACCGCAAGGGACATTCTTTTTGTCTTTAGAGAAGAAACAATAAAAACAGGCCTTTTGTATGCGTTCATCGGGTTTTTGCTCTACATAAGGGAAAGGTTTTTAAAAGGGTATTTGAAGGATTTTGTCTTTTTTGTCCTGTTTGCTTTAACCGTAACAAGCTCGGTAAATCTGGTGGGAGTGTTGGTGGTCTTTTCCATATTGGTTGCTCCTGCCCTTACCGCCAAGCTCTTAGGAAAGGGTCTTGTGTTTGCTTGGATATATGGCTCTGCGGTTAATACCTTAGCCATAGTTCTTTCCTTTCTTTTTGACCTTCCCACTGGCTTTAGTGTGGTATTCTTTAACTCTTTTTTGGGTGTGCTGGTTTTCTTAGTTCGCCTGTTAAGTTAA
- a CDS encoding metal ABC transporter solute-binding protein, Zn/Mn family, translating to MRVMLFILILVGFSLAQLKVVATYPWIGELVKEIGKDKVKIHIIAKGTDDPHFVVPKPSHIAKMRDANLLIIQGASIEIGFLPPLLQQSNNPRIQPGREGFLDLSQFVELIEKPQRVSREMGDVHPEGNPHYNLDPHNIPILARAVAERMCQLDSPNCSYYRANLEDFLGRWNAKLKEWDREFSKLRGTKVISYHKLYNYFLSRYGIVLVGTLEPLPGIPPTTKHIENLTAQAQGVKFILQDIYHEKRTAEYLAKRLNAKVLILPHDVGAVPEAKDLFSLFDEILKRFSQ from the coding sequence ATGAGAGTTATGCTCTTTATTTTGATCCTTGTTGGTTTTAGTTTAGCCCAGCTAAAAGTAGTTGCGACTTATCCCTGGATAGGAGAGCTGGTAAAGGAGATAGGAAAAGATAAGGTAAAGATTCATATCATCGCAAAAGGCACCGATGACCCTCACTTTGTTGTTCCAAAGCCTTCTCACATTGCTAAAATGAGGGACGCAAACCTTTTGATCATCCAAGGTGCAAGCATAGAGATAGGCTTTCTTCCTCCCCTTCTTCAGCAATCCAACAATCCCAGGATTCAGCCGGGTAGAGAAGGCTTTTTGGACCTTTCCCAGTTTGTGGAACTTATAGAGAAACCTCAGAGAGTTTCCAGAGAGATGGGAGATGTGCATCCAGAAGGAAATCCCCATTACAATTTGGACCCACACAACATACCCATTCTGGCAAGGGCTGTCGCAGAAAGAATGTGTCAGCTGGATAGCCCAAACTGCTCTTACTACAGAGCTAATCTTGAAGACTTTTTGGGAAGATGGAACGCAAAGTTAAAGGAGTGGGACAGAGAATTCTCAAAGCTAAGGGGAACTAAGGTTATAAGCTATCACAAGCTGTATAACTATTTCTTAAGTAGATACGGGATAGTTTTGGTGGGAACTTTGGAACCACTTCCGGGCATTCCCCCAACTACCAAGCATATAGAAAATCTCACCGCCCAAGCCCAAGGAGTGAAGTTTATCCTTCAGGATATCTATCACGAAAAGAGGACTGCAGAATACTTGGCAAAAAGGTTAAATGCCAAAGTGCTAATCTTACCCCACGACGTAGGTGCAGTGCCAGAAGCCAAGGATCTATTTTCCTTGTTTGATGAGATCCTCAAAAGGTTCAGCCAATGA
- a CDS encoding DsrE-related protein: MGMFFFQDNTYVLVKGNPIGERLSKLLKDGKVGFLMGCDQCCYERNIADKLVEGAVIGCFPMLYGKAKQLGVEQVITL, encoded by the coding sequence ATGGGTATGTTCTTTTTTCAGGATAACACCTACGTGCTGGTTAAAGGCAATCCAATAGGAGAAAGACTTTCTAAGCTTTTAAAGGACGGAAAGGTTGGCTTTTTGATGGGTTGCGACCAGTGTTGTTATGAGAGAAACATTGCAGACAAGCTGGTAGAAGGTGCGGTCATTGGATGTTTTCCCATGCTTTATGGGAAAGCCAAGCAATTGGGCGTAGAACAAGTAATAACACTTTAA
- a CDS encoding CobW family GTP-binding protein, which yields MRIPALIVGGFLGSGKTTFIIRSLLPKFKEKRIAILVNDFGKVNYDKIRLYQESMEVYGVEGGCFCCELGGELLSALAQIKRKEPEFLIVETSGLSDPSPIYYSLETSGYVVELIIGVFGLDMEDDVLKTALVQSQIDSAHCLVLTKADLLSNAQLREKLEFFHSYQKPLFLAKEGFVDEDIHKLFGTLKTPPALKGHHSVFDSITLHLDGYYSKQELESFLLNLPKGVYRVKGVVNCLESPLPLGLNYSFGYISWERLETEQKPFLVFIGQNLNKKIFEEFPKGGDLGIEHEKVCFPIEEFDAREGIAYIEGIAMDELDTAERLLNDLEEGDFLFIEEKRFKNFSEVNDLLKVCINSEKDKILFWKVPSGVVSYILSKLPKHKRVYHLSSHYLLPKAYLSLRLDTPEKESFVLSCYNNTKI from the coding sequence ATGAGAATACCAGCCTTAATAGTTGGAGGCTTTTTAGGGAGTGGAAAAACTACCTTCATAATAAGGTCTCTGCTTCCGAAGTTTAAAGAAAAAAGGATAGCTATACTGGTTAATGACTTTGGAAAGGTAAATTACGACAAAATAAGGTTGTATCAGGAAAGTATGGAGGTATATGGGGTTGAGGGAGGGTGCTTTTGCTGTGAGCTTGGAGGAGAACTCTTAAGTGCATTAGCCCAAATAAAGAGAAAAGAGCCTGAATTTCTCATAGTGGAAACCTCTGGCCTTTCGGACCCATCTCCTATTTATTACAGTTTGGAAACTTCTGGTTATGTTGTAGAACTCATCATTGGCGTTTTTGGCTTAGATATGGAGGATGATGTCTTAAAAACAGCTTTGGTCCAATCTCAGATAGATTCAGCCCACTGCTTAGTCCTAACAAAGGCAGACCTTTTAAGCAATGCCCAGCTGAGAGAAAAGTTAGAATTTTTTCACTCTTATCAAAAGCCTCTCTTTTTGGCAAAAGAAGGTTTTGTAGATGAGGACATCCATAAGCTTTTTGGGACTTTGAAAACACCCCCTGCTTTGAAAGGACACCACTCAGTCTTTGATAGCATTACTTTACACCTTGATGGTTATTATTCAAAACAGGAACTTGAAAGTTTTTTGCTAAACCTTCCAAAGGGCGTATACCGAGTAAAGGGAGTAGTCAATTGCCTTGAGAGTCCATTGCCCCTTGGTTTAAACTACAGCTTTGGTTATATCAGTTGGGAAAGATTAGAAACAGAGCAAAAGCCATTTTTGGTTTTTATAGGACAAAACCTGAACAAAAAAATCTTTGAAGAGTTTCCAAAAGGTGGGGATTTAGGTATTGAGCACGAAAAGGTGTGCTTTCCGATAGAAGAGTTTGATGCAAGGGAAGGTATTGCATACATTGAAGGTATAGCTATGGATGAGCTGGATACCGCAGAAAGACTGCTAAATGATTTGGAAGAGGGGGATTTTCTGTTTATTGAAGAAAAAAGGTTTAAAAACTTCAGCGAAGTGAATGATTTGCTAAAAGTATGTATAAACTCGGAAAAAGACAAGATCTTGTTTTGGAAAGTGCCAAGCGGTGTGGTTAGCTACATACTCAGCAAACTGCCCAAGCATAAAAGGGTCTATCATCTAAGCAGTCATTACTTGCTTCCAAAGGCTTATCTTTCATTAAGGTTAGACACTCCAGAAAAGGAAAGTTTTGTGCTATCTTGCTATAATAATACAAAGATATGA
- a CDS encoding YncE family protein: protein MKTSRRELLKLAGFGVAYATLYKSFSFAGAEKPMETPLFALRGDGFVVAIDTKKDEVIARISTGGKGGTLGSVSKNGRYLFVANNAPDQRTVSVIDTVNLRKVKDIETGSRPKHPVVSPDGRLVAVNHSGIDNGKNRVAFISPKDLEIVKIVELPVLNTGHKGDFSMHGTFSPDGRYYFVGSYSDNRFFIISTKDFSVVAHVDVSGNPHYFDFNKNTVWVTVEYNEPKSTKSTPIVYVYDISDASKPKLLKTLSVELSAEESANPARIEGHHGNFTNDGKHFMVCNRGASPFEGTTIRVYNANGDLVKVIDSAVKGVGHAYISPNGEYAVITQYGDTKVEIISLKNFERIKVIDVGVGRHMGHVVFSEDGKKFYVSNRVADSVFVIDAQKFEVIKRILTAESGQAQGQLVKHFYGVFERVVNPYLV from the coding sequence ATGAAAACGAGCAGAAGGGAACTTTTAAAACTTGCGGGCTTTGGTGTCGCTTATGCTACCCTTTATAAGAGCTTTTCTTTTGCAGGTGCTGAAAAGCCAATGGAAACACCTCTCTTTGCCCTTAGGGGGGACGGTTTTGTGGTAGCCATTGATACTAAAAAGGACGAAGTAATAGCAAGAATATCCACTGGTGGGAAGGGTGGGACGCTGGGTTCGGTTAGTAAAAACGGCAGGTATCTCTTTGTCGCAAACAACGCACCAGACCAAAGGACCGTAAGCGTGATAGACACTGTCAATCTAAGGAAGGTTAAAGACATTGAAACTGGTTCAAGGCCTAAGCATCCTGTGGTCTCTCCTGATGGAAGATTGGTAGCGGTGAATCATTCTGGCATTGATAACGGTAAAAATCGTGTTGCTTTTATATCTCCAAAAGACCTTGAGATTGTAAAGATCGTGGAACTGCCTGTATTAAACACAGGACACAAAGGAGATTTTAGTATGCACGGGACCTTTAGCCCAGATGGCAGGTATTACTTCGTAGGAAGTTACTCAGACAACAGGTTCTTTATCATATCCACGAAGGACTTTTCCGTAGTTGCCCATGTGGATGTGTCTGGCAATCCCCATTACTTTGACTTTAACAAAAACACCGTGTGGGTTACTGTAGAGTATAACGAGCCAAAATCTACAAAATCTACTCCCATAGTTTATGTTTATGATATATCTGATGCCTCAAAGCCAAAGCTTTTGAAAACTTTAAGTGTGGAATTAAGCGCAGAGGAGTCGGCAAACCCTGCAAGGATAGAGGGTCATCACGGGAACTTTACCAACGACGGAAAACACTTTATGGTTTGCAACAGAGGAGCGTCTCCCTTTGAAGGAACAACGATTAGGGTTTATAATGCAAACGGTGATTTGGTAAAGGTCATAGACTCTGCGGTTAAGGGAGTAGGACATGCTTATATATCCCCAAACGGAGAGTATGCGGTTATAACCCAATACGGAGATACGAAAGTTGAAATAATAAGCCTGAAGAATTTTGAGAGGATAAAGGTCATAGACGTGGGTGTGGGCAGACACATGGGACACGTGGTATTTTCGGAAGATGGGAAGAAGTTTTACGTTAGCAACAGGGTGGCGGACTCGGTATTTGTGATAGATGCGCAAAAGTTTGAGGTGATAAAAAGGATCCTTACCGCAGAGTCTGGGCAGGCTCAGGGACAACTGGTTAAGCACTTTTACGGAGTGTTTGAAAGGGTAGTAAATCCTTATCTAGTTTAA